A single region of the Brachypodium distachyon strain Bd21 chromosome 3, Brachypodium_distachyon_v3.0, whole genome shotgun sequence genome encodes:
- the LOC100832055 gene encoding probable protein phosphatase 2C 16 isoform X2 gives MGQSRSRSLPVTSKLSVRQENDRIKYAVSSMQGWRPYMEDAHAAILDLHDSKSTSFFAVYDGHAGANVALYCASQFHIELMHHEDYHNNLAHAVERTFFRIDEQLQQLDGWREAFKPPLVKAFNLLNCLKPPACDKGTPDTEGSTACVVLIRGNQIIVGNVGNSRCVLSRDGQAIDLSTDHKPTLAAERERIVKAGGKISRSKLPKMLLGVIVGTRLGVHRVNGILAVSRSIGSFQLKRNKDLTPEEQMVTCSPDIMTVDITDDTEFLVIASDGLWGLEICVSFVSYLLIFA, from the exons ATGGGTCAATCTCGGTCTCGGAGCCTGCCAGTAACATCTAAGCTTAGTGTCAGACAAGAGAATGACAGAATCAAGTATGCTGTGTCATCTATGCAAGGATGGCGTCCGTACATGGAAGATGCT CATGCAGCTATCCTAGATCTTCATGATTCCAAGTCCACATCATTCTTTGCTGTTTATGATGGCCATGCAG GCGCTAATGTAGCATTGTATTGTGCGAGCCAATTTCATATTGAGCTTATGCACCATGAAGATTACCACAACAATCTGGCTCATGCAGTGGAGAGGACCTTTTTCAG AATTGACGAGCAGTTGCAACAATTGGATGGGTGGAGGGAGGCATTTAAGCCCCCTCTTGTTAAGGCCTTCAATTTGCTTAACTGTCTGAAGCCTCCTGCTTGTGATAAG ggAACCCCTGATACGGAAGGAAGCACAGCCTGCGTGGTTCTCATTAGAGGAAACCAGATCATTGTTGGGAATGTTGGTAATTCTCGTTGCGTGCTCTCAAGGGATGGTCAG GCGATTGATTTATCGACCGACCACAAACCAACCCTGGCGGCTGAACGTGAGAGAATTGTAAAGGCAGGAGGAAAAATTAGCAGGAGTAAGTTACCTAAGATGTTGCTTGGAGTAATAGTTGGAACGCGATTGGGAGTCCATCGTGTTAATGGAATCTTAGCCGTGTCCAGATCTATTG GGTCTTTTCAGTTAAAGAGGAACAAAGATTTGACTCCTGAAGAACAAATGGTGACATGTAGTCCTGACATTATGACT GTGGACATTACTGATGATACCGAGTTTCTTGTTATAGCAAGCGACGGCCTCTG GGGATTAGAGATCTGCGTTTCATTTGTGAGTTACTTATTGATATTTGCATGA
- the LOC100832055 gene encoding probable protein phosphatase 2C 21 isoform X1 codes for MGQSRSRSLPVTSKLSVRQENDRIKYAVSSMQGWRPYMEDAHAAILDLHDSKSTSFFAVYDGHAGANVALYCASQFHIELMHHEDYHNNLAHAVERTFFRIDEQLQQLDGWREAFKPPLVKAFNLLNCLKPPACDKGTPDTEGSTACVVLIRGNQIIVGNVGNSRCVLSRDGQAIDLSTDHKPTLAAERERIVKAGGKISRSKLPKMLLGVIVGTRLGVHRVNGILAVSRSIGSFQLKRNKDLTPEEQMVTCSPDIMTVDITDDTEFLVIASDGLWDYVSSQGAVDFVHKQLNSGIRDLRFICELLIDICMRTQDNMTMILVQFKHAPRVPPPASDVHVVPPPAGNVPVVDPAFIPSSSTNPIPAISAGGAGAKARADTCVTEITEVKEEEDKGSSGGATEEESLLPLS; via the exons ATGGGTCAATCTCGGTCTCGGAGCCTGCCAGTAACATCTAAGCTTAGTGTCAGACAAGAGAATGACAGAATCAAGTATGCTGTGTCATCTATGCAAGGATGGCGTCCGTACATGGAAGATGCT CATGCAGCTATCCTAGATCTTCATGATTCCAAGTCCACATCATTCTTTGCTGTTTATGATGGCCATGCAG GCGCTAATGTAGCATTGTATTGTGCGAGCCAATTTCATATTGAGCTTATGCACCATGAAGATTACCACAACAATCTGGCTCATGCAGTGGAGAGGACCTTTTTCAG AATTGACGAGCAGTTGCAACAATTGGATGGGTGGAGGGAGGCATTTAAGCCCCCTCTTGTTAAGGCCTTCAATTTGCTTAACTGTCTGAAGCCTCCTGCTTGTGATAAG ggAACCCCTGATACGGAAGGAAGCACAGCCTGCGTGGTTCTCATTAGAGGAAACCAGATCATTGTTGGGAATGTTGGTAATTCTCGTTGCGTGCTCTCAAGGGATGGTCAG GCGATTGATTTATCGACCGACCACAAACCAACCCTGGCGGCTGAACGTGAGAGAATTGTAAAGGCAGGAGGAAAAATTAGCAGGAGTAAGTTACCTAAGATGTTGCTTGGAGTAATAGTTGGAACGCGATTGGGAGTCCATCGTGTTAATGGAATCTTAGCCGTGTCCAGATCTATTG GGTCTTTTCAGTTAAAGAGGAACAAAGATTTGACTCCTGAAGAACAAATGGTGACATGTAGTCCTGACATTATGACT GTGGACATTACTGATGATACCGAGTTTCTTGTTATAGCAAGCGACGGCCTCTG GGATTACGTTTCAAGTCAGGGTGCGGTTGATTTTGTACACAAGCAGTTGAATTCC GGGATTAGAGATCTGCGTTTCATTTGTGAGTTACTTATTGATATTTGCATGAGGACGCAAGACAACATGACCATGATACTGGTTCAGTTCAAGCACGCCCCCAGGGTTCCTCCTCCAGCCAGCGACGTCCACGTGGTTCCTCCTCCAGCCGGCAACGTCCCCGTGGTCGACCCCGCTTTCATTCCCAGCAGTAGCACCAATCCCATCCCAGCAATTAGtgccggcggcgcaggcgctAAAGCCAGGGCTGACACCTGCGTGACAGAGATTACGGAGgtcaaggaagaagaggataaggGGTCCAGTGGCGGCGCCACAGAGGAAGAATCCCTTCTGCCTTTGTCTTGA